A DNA window from Mobula birostris isolate sMobBir1 chromosome 3, sMobBir1.hap1, whole genome shotgun sequence contains the following coding sequences:
- the ino80c gene encoding INO80 complex subunit C isoform X2 — translation MMADRVSGKSQPVDFWRMSNFIRIYDPELRLHSTATLDSIGENKSVAADSSPGHVESAVKPLAFKDPNFVHSGIGGAGAGKKSRVWKNLKQILAAERMLPWKLNDPNYCSIDALPSFKPAKKYSDISGLPASYTDPQSKLRFSSTKEFSYIRMLPSDIVTGYLALRKATSIVP, via the exons atgatggccgatcgggtctcgggtaaaagccagcctgttgatttttggcgaatgagcaattttatacgaatatatgaCCCTGAACTtcgcctgcattct aCTGCCACATTGGATTCTATTGGTGAGAATAAAAGTGTGGCTGCAGATTCTAGTCCAGGACATGTAGAGTCTGCAGTAAAACCTCTGGCCTTTAAGGATCCAAATTTTGTT CATTCTGGCATTGGCGGTGCAGGTGCAGGCAAGAAGAGCCGTGTCTGGAAAAATCTGAAACAAATTCTTGCAGCAGAGAGAATGCTACCATGGAAGCTAAACGATCCGAACT ATTGCAGCATAGATGCTCTTCCTTCCTTTAAACCAGCCAAAAAGTACTCAGATATTTCAGGACTTCCT GCTAGTTATACAGACCCACAAAGCAAACTTCGGTTTAGCAGCACAAAGGAGTTTTCATATATCCGGATGCTTCCTTCAGACATTGTGACTGGTTATTTGGCTTTAAGGAAGGCAACAAGCATAGTACCATGA
- the ino80c gene encoding INO80 complex subunit C isoform X1, translating into MAAMAGSPVPVAASTPSKVRNKKRPTSPGNSGSTTAKKKKTGQTATLDSIGENKSVAADSSPGHVESAVKPLAFKDPNFVHSGIGGAGAGKKSRVWKNLKQILAAERMLPWKLNDPNYCSIDALPSFKPAKKYSDISGLPASYTDPQSKLRFSSTKEFSYIRMLPSDIVTGYLALRKATSIVP; encoded by the exons ATGGCGGCGATGGCGGGCTCTCCTGTGCCGGTAGCAGCTTCCACTCCCTCTAAGGTCCGTAATAAGAAGAGACCGACAAGTCCAGGAAACAGTGGCAGTACAACTGCGAAGAAGAAGAAAACAGGACAG aCTGCCACATTGGATTCTATTGGTGAGAATAAAAGTGTGGCTGCAGATTCTAGTCCAGGACATGTAGAGTCTGCAGTAAAACCTCTGGCCTTTAAGGATCCAAATTTTGTT CATTCTGGCATTGGCGGTGCAGGTGCAGGCAAGAAGAGCCGTGTCTGGAAAAATCTGAAACAAATTCTTGCAGCAGAGAGAATGCTACCATGGAAGCTAAACGATCCGAACT ATTGCAGCATAGATGCTCTTCCTTCCTTTAAACCAGCCAAAAAGTACTCAGATATTTCAGGACTTCCT GCTAGTTATACAGACCCACAAAGCAAACTTCGGTTTAGCAGCACAAAGGAGTTTTCATATATCCGGATGCTTCCTTCAGACATTGTGACTGGTTATTTGGCTTTAAGGAAGGCAACAAGCATAGTACCATGA